The Arabidopsis thaliana chromosome 5, partial sequence genomic interval ccgtttctagggtttattcaattttttgcGTTTTTACGTTGcaatttttattgaaattcAGATTTCTGGAGAAGTGAATTTTGCGGTAAGCGTAATTTAGAATTTGTAATCCGTATTCTCATGGAGGATTCGAATATAATATGAGCTCtaaattgattttatgtttgcaactttgttttgtttatgtttttttttaattggtttgtgaattttgattataactaaatttatgaattttgcATGGTTGTGAATTACTATATTGCAGGTTTTTGGAAGCTAACTTATTGTTGGAGGTGGAGAGATATGGCTGACtttggtttgttctgtttccCTTGTTTAATGGAAGttgtttcatcatcatcatcatctctgtGATTGTAATTGATCTCACACCATGTCTGATTACAATGGTGATGATCTTGAAGATGAATATATGGCTGATGAGTATGACATGGATGATCTCGAGGATGATATGAATGCCGCGTTTGATGGAAGAGATATCGATGCTTCTGATTCCGAAGTCGAAGATTTCGATCAATTggtttgtcttcttcctctgtttctcacACTCTTCAGCTTTGTGTTCTctgtatatttttcttaacacaCAATTGCTTGTATATGGAGTGTTTTCAGAACAAGGCTGCAGATACTTCTGCTGCTCAAGCACGGAATGGGAAGGATATTCAGGGTATACCGTGGGATAGTCTTACTCTTACTAGAAAAGATTACAGAAAAACTAGGCTAgaacaatataaaaactatgaAAATATACCCAATTCTGGTGATGAATCTGCCAAGGTGAATTACATTTCATGTTTCTTTAAGGTTATTTATTAGTAGATGCACCTATGTTGCTCTTTTCTCACTCTAGTCTTGTCTATTGGAACCAGAAATGCATGAATACTGAGAAAGGCAGCTCTTTCTATGAGTTCAGAAGGAATTCTAGATCCGTGAGATCAACGATTCTCCATTTTCAGGTTTGTCTAGTGCGTTATATAACCCCTGTCTCTATTATGCTTCCAACAATTTGGTGGCTCTCTCGGGGTTTCTAAATGTAACTTGGTAGTTTTTTAATCATAATGTAGACCTTCCCTGTGCTAGTATTGCTGATGGAACCATAGTTTTATGTGAAGCTGATCATAGTTAAGACTAAATTatgtttgcttctttgttACAGTTGAGGAATTTGGTCTGGGCTACCTCAAAACACGATGTTTATTTATTGTCCAACTACTCCATCAGCCACTGGTCTTCTTTGACAGGTTGTAGGAGTGAAATTCTTAACGTTAAAGGTCATGTGGCTCCGTCTGAGGTTCGTTTCTCAAGTCTTATCTAAACCATCTAATTAATTTGACTTGTGGTTTCCTTTCGTCTCTGCTGGGTTTAGCTAAAACCGATGTTCCGTATTTTTCAGAAACATCCCGAGAGTTTGTTGGAAGGATTTACAGAGACTCAAGTTAGCACTCTTGCAGTAAAAGAAAGGCTACTAGTTGCTGGTGGATTCCAAGGAGAACTCATTTGCAAGGTTAGTTTAGAGGCTTTGAAAATGGATATTTAGGATGATAGCAAACCGCGGTGATTCCACCAACTGGCTATGAAGTCTCTTTTCACTGATTTAAAATGCCAAAGGAGTTAGTTGCTTATTCATGttctaattttgtgttttttgcgCCCTGCAACCAGCATCTCGATAGACCTGGTGTGAGCTTCTGCTCACGCACAACTTACACCGAAAACGCTATCACCAATGCagtagatatatatagaaactcCAGGTATCTCTTCACtttcatattaattttggttttggacgTCCAAGGTTAGACGATAGGACGAACAGAAACTGAAACTAGTTATATGGCTTTATTAGCGGCGCACTGCATTTCATGGCCTCAAATAATGACTGTGGAGTCAGAGACTTTGACATGGAGAGATATAAGCTTGTCCAACTCTTCCGTTATCTATGGCCCGTCAATGTAAGCTCACTTATTTTCTCGTTTTTCTGGATGTTTAGCAGCTAAATGAAACTCaatcttacaaatttattttggaaaatttcaACAGCATAGTTCCCTAAGTCCTGATGGAAAACTAGTAGCAGTCGTTGGAGATGACCCAGATGGTCTACTGGTAGACACAAGTAACGGACAGGTACTTAACATTCTTCTTCCCGGCACCATCTATTTCACTGCGGGTAGGTCTTGGAGCCTTacggttttgagttttgtttcaGACGATCGGGACGCTAAAAGGTCACTTAGATTATTCATTTGCATCAGCTTGGCATCCAAACGGTGTAACATTTGCCACAGGAAACCAAGACAAGACCTGTCGTATTTGGGACACAAGGAAACTCTCGGAATCAGTCGCTGTCCTAAAAGGTAACCTTGGAGCCGTACGGTCCATTAGGTTCACATCTGACGGACGGTACGTTGCCATGGCCGAGCCAGCAGATTTCGTTCATATCTATGACACAAAATCAGGATACAAAAAGGAGCAAGAGATTGATTTCTTTGGAGAGATTTCTGGGATATCGTTTAGCCCAGATACTGAATCTCTCTTCATCGGTGTTTGGGACAGGACTTATGGAAGTCTCTTGGAGTATGGTCGAACCAGAGACTACACTTATCTCGATTCATTACTTTGATGGAAATTTAAGCTAAgcctaaagaaaaaaaacttacgtaaaaataatttgttatacGCCGTCTTGGTTAGGTTTCATAATCATAtcgacaaaagaaaagaaagagagaccaTGGTTCGATTCACAAGCTGTTCATTTATGTAATTTGTTGTAAAAATTGTACATTTTCCATGAACTtgggaatttgtttttgggatCATAAGTCAAACTCACATTCTTCGAAAATCTTCTAGATTTAGTTCCAAGATATTAGAAAAGATTTTTAagcaaataaagaaagagtCATATATTTTCTCCCATTATTTATGGCCAAAGCATCAGTAGCATATCATATCGTTACAAGAATATTCTCTTAAGAGTGTATAAATTCATGCGCAAGTAATTTATGGCCTAAGCattgattg includes:
- a CDS encoding Transducin/WD40 repeat-like superfamily protein → MVVNYYIAGFWKLTYCWRWRDMADFDEYMADEYDMDDLEDDMNAAFDGRDIDASDSEVEDFDQLNKAADTSAAQARNGKDIQGIPWDSLTLTRKDYRKTRLEQYKNYENIPNSGDESAKKCMNTEKGSSFYEFRRNSRSVRSTILHFQLRNLVWATSKHDVYLLSNYSISHWSSLTGCRSEILNVKGHVAPSEKHPESLLEGFTETQVSTLAVKERLLVAGGFQGELICKHLDRPGVSFCSRTTYTENAITNAVDIYRNSSGALHFMASNNDCGVRDFDMERYKLVQLFRYLWPVNHSSLSPDGKLVAVVGDDPDGLLVDTSNGQTIGTLKGHLDYSFASAWHPNGVTFATGNQDKTCRIWDTRKLSESVAVLKGNLGAVRSIRFTSDGRYVAMAEPADFVHIYDTKSGYKKEQEIDFFGEISGISFSPDTESLFIGVWDRTYGSLLEYGRTRDYTYLDSLL
- a CDS encoding Transducin/WD40 repeat-like superfamily protein codes for the protein MADFDEYMADEYDMDDLEDDMNAAFDGRDIDASDSEVEDFDQLNKAADTSAAQARNGKDIQGIPWDSLTLTRKDYRKTRLEQYKNYENIPNSGDESAKKCMNTEKGSSFYEFRRNSRSVRSTILHFQLRNLVWATSKHDVYLLSNYSISHWSSLTGCRSEILNVKGHVAPSEKHPESLLEGFTETQVSTLAVKERLLVAGGFQGELICKHLDRPGVSFCSRTTYTENAITNAVDIYRNSSGALHFMASNNDCGVRDFDMERYKLVQLFRYLWPVNHSSLSPDGKLVAVVGDDPDGLLVDTSNGQTIGTLKGHLDYSFASAWHPNGVTFATGNQDKTCRIWDTRKLSESVAVLKGNLGAVRSIRFTSDGRYVAMAEPADFVHIYDTKSGYKKEQEIDFFGEISGISFSPDTESLFIGVWDRTYGSLLEYGRTRDYTYLDSLL
- a CDS encoding Transducin/WD40 repeat-like superfamily protein (Transducin/WD40 repeat-like superfamily protein; CONTAINS InterPro DOMAIN/s: WD40 repeat-like-containing domain (InterPro:IPR011046), WD40 repeat 2 (InterPro:IPR019782), WD40-repeat-containing domain (InterPro:IPR017986), WD40/YVTN repeat-like-containing domain (InterPro:IPR015943), WD40 repeat (InterPro:IPR001680), WD40 repeat, subgroup (InterPro:IPR019781); BEST Arabidopsis thaliana protein match is: Transducin/WD40 repeat-like superfamily protein (TAIR:AT3G13340.2); Has 30201 Blast hits to 17322 proteins in 780 species: Archae - 12; Bacteria - 1396; Metazoa - 17338; Fungi - 3422; Plants - 5037; Viruses - 0; Other Eukaryotes - 2996 (source: NCBI BLink).), whose product is MSDYNGDDLEDEYMADEYDMDDLEDDMNAAFDGRDIDASDSEVEDFDQLNKAADTSAAQARNGKDIQGIPWDSLTLTRKDYRKTRLEQYKNYENIPNSGDESAKKCMNTEKGSSFYEFRRNSRSVRSTILHFQLRNLVWATSKHDVYLLSNYSISHWSSLTGCRSEILNVKGHVAPSEKHPESLLEGFTETQVSTLAVKERLLVAGGFQGELICKHLDRPGVSFCSRTTYTENAITNAVDIYRNSSGALHFMASNNDCGVRDFDMERYKLVQLFRYLWPVNHSSLSPDGKLVAVVGDDPDGLLVDTSNGQTIGTLKGHLDYSFASAWHPNGVTFATGNQDKTCRIWDTRKLSESVAVLKGNLGAVRSIRFTSDGRYVAMAEPADFVHIYDTKSGYKKEQEIDFFGEISGISFSPDTESLFIGVWDRTYGSLLEYGRTRDYTYLDSLL